The sequence GGGCGGGGTGAGGGCGCAACGAGCCGGACGACCCGCACATTGGGGTCCTGCGGCACGGAGCCGCCACCGCTGCCCGGGACCGTGTGTGCTTCGGATGCGGAGGCAGCGAACGGCGCCCGTTCGGCAGGCGGCGGCACTCGCTGCCGCCAATGTGTGCACAAGGTCGGCTTGTGGTGGCAGCCGGCGGCGTACGGTGCGCCCGGGGTCGGCTCGGGGTGAGTTCGGGGTCGGATCAGGGTTGGTCCCGATGCCTGGCCGGTCGGTTGCCGAGCAGGATTGATCACGTGGATACAGACCCTTCACACAACGCATCTCGGGGAGTCTCATATGAAATCGCTGGCCCGCCACGTCGCCGCCCTCGGCCTCGTCGGCTCCGCTGTCATCGGCATGGGTGCCGGTTCGGCCGCGCAGGCCTTCGCCGTGGGTGACGCCCGTCCCGGCGCTGCGAAGGTCTTCCCGCGGCTGGACCCGGCCGCGCTCCAATCCGCCATCGAGAGCCGGCCAACCGACGGTGCCTCCGGCGCGATCGCCCGGGTCGGCGAGCCGGGCCAGTTGTGGAAGGGGTCCACCGTCGACAGCCAGACCGGACGGAAGATCCCGACGAACGCGCACTTCCACATCGGCAGCATCTCGAAAGTCTTCGAGACCACCGTCGTCCTGCAACTCGCCGCCGAGGGCCGGATCAACCTCGACCGGACCGTTCAGCAGTACATGCCCGGTCTGCTCCCGGACACCTTCCAGCCGATCACCATCCGCGAACTCATCAACTACACCAGCGGGCTTCCGGACGTGGACGAGGGCAAACCCGCGCAGGGAGCCGACGAGACGATCGCCAACCGCTACGAGTACCGCACCTTCGACGACATCATCAGGACCACCCTGCGCCCCGCCGACCGCCTTTGGCCCGGTCCGCACTTCGCGCCAGGGACCGAGCAGGAGTACAACTCCCTCGGTTTCCGGATCGCGGGCAGACTCATCGAGCAGATCACCGGCCACTCGTTCAAGGAGGAGGTCACCGAACGCATCCTGAAGCCTCTGCAACTCGAACAGACCTCGGTGCCCGAGGACGACGCCGTAATGCCCCGGCCCTACCTCCACGGATACGTGACCGACAGTCACGGCCAGGCGGTGGACGTCAGCGAGCAGGGCGGTGATCCCTCCAACATGATCTCCACCCCGGCCGACCTGGACCGCTTCATCACTGCCCTGTTCCAGGGCCGCCTGCTGCCCCCCGCTCAGCTCGAAGAGATGTTCACCCTGCCCAGGGACAACGAGGCAAGGCTCGTCCCGTTCATCGGCACCAGTTGCAACAAGGTGGCTTGCTTCGGCGCCGCCCTGATGTCGACCCCGCTGCCCGGCGGGGGCGTGCTCTGGGGCAAGACCGGCCACGACTTCGGCTACGCCAACGGCATGTTCGCGACCCGCGACCTGTCCCTGCGCGGCATCTACTCGGTCTCCAACCTGAGCCTCGACTTCGGGACGAAGACCCCGCTGGCCAACCGCCTGCTGACGGCGGTCGTAGCACCCGCAGCCGGGCCGCGCTGAGCTGGGCAGAACTGGGTCCACGAGGGGATTCGGGGCTGGTCTTGGCCCCTGGCGTGGTTTGCGAAGCCGGCCACGCGTGTCCCGATCCGCCTCTGCCGGACAGGCTCGGCTGCGACCTGGTGCCGGGCGACGCCATGGTCAGTCCTCACTGTCAGGCGAGGCCGCGCAGCATGAGGTTCCAGTAGAGGAACGGCAGCCCGTACCGCTTGAGGTACCACATGTACCGGCGCTCATGGGTCGTGTCGAGGAGGGGGAAGGTGGGGCGGGGCCGCAGGGTGTAGTCGAACTCGGCGAGCAGCATGCTGTGCCGTGACGTGGTGATCGGGCAGGACGAGTATCCGTCGTACGACGCGGGCAGCGGGCCGGTGCCCGCCAGGCTCACGGCGATGTTGCGCGCGACGACCGGCGCCTGCTTGCGGATGGCGGCCCCGGTCTTGGAGTTGGGCGAGGAACCGGCGTCACCGAGGGCGAAGATCTCGGGGTGGCGCACATGGCGCATGGTGTGCTTGTCGATCTCCACGTAGCCCGCGGGATCGGCCGGATCGGCCAGCGGCGTCGCCTTGAGCCAGTCGGGCGCCGACTGCGGCGGCACCAGGTGCATCATGTCGAACCGGATCGAGTCCTTGGCGCCGGAGGCGTGGTCGACGACGACGGCGGCCCGGCTGTCCGGATCCACCTCGACCAGTTCGCTGTTCGTGCGCACCTCGATGCCGTAGCGGGCCGCGACCCGCTCCAGCTCCTTCGCGAACACGGGAACCCCGAACATGCCCGGCGTGGGCAGCACGAGCACCACCCGTATGTCCTTCAGGACCCCCTGCTCGCGCCAGTGGTCCGCGGCGAGGTAGGCGATCTTCTGCGGCGCTCCGCCACACTTGATCGAGCCCGCCGGCATAGTGAACACGGCGGTGCCCGAGCGCATCGAGCGAATCAACTCCCAGGTCTTGGGCGCCAGTTCAAAGGTGTAGTTGCTGGAGGTGTGTTGTGCGGTGACGGCCTCGGCCATGCCGGGCACCCGGTCCCAGTCGAGCTGGATGCCGGGGCAGACGACGAGCCGGTCGTAGCCGAGGGTCCTGCCGTCGGCGGTGCCGATCGTCCGCTCCCCGGGATCCACACTCTCCACGCGGTCGCGGATCCAGGAGACGCCTCGCGGCAGCACGGACCGCTGCGGGCGGGCGCTCGCCCGGGCGCCCGCCCGGCCGCCGCCGACCAGTGTCCACAGGGGCTGGTAGTAGTGCGTCGCCGACGGCTCGACGAGCCCGATGCCGCCGATGCCGCTGCGTCGCAGGCGGGCCGCGACGCTGATGCCGGCGCTTCCGCCGCCCACGATCAGGACCCTGTGGTGAGCGTCGATCGTCATGTGCGCCTTCCCCCTCGCGTCCATCCGAGTTAATGTACGCACATTAGCTTTCCAAATGTACGTACACAAGAATGATCGCGGGTGAGGGGCATGAGTGAGGAACCCACTCTCTCGGGGGGCCGGAGTGCGGACGCCCGGGCGGGCCGGGGCGGGACTCCGCTGTGGCGGCATGTTCGGGACGACCTCCGGGGCCGCCTGGCGCAAGG comes from Streptomyces sp. FXJ1.172 and encodes:
- a CDS encoding serine hydrolase domain-containing protein → MKSLARHVAALGLVGSAVIGMGAGSAAQAFAVGDARPGAAKVFPRLDPAALQSAIESRPTDGASGAIARVGEPGQLWKGSTVDSQTGRKIPTNAHFHIGSISKVFETTVVLQLAAEGRINLDRTVQQYMPGLLPDTFQPITIRELINYTSGLPDVDEGKPAQGADETIANRYEYRTFDDIIRTTLRPADRLWPGPHFAPGTEQEYNSLGFRIAGRLIEQITGHSFKEEVTERILKPLQLEQTSVPEDDAVMPRPYLHGYVTDSHGQAVDVSEQGGDPSNMISTPADLDRFITALFQGRLLPPAQLEEMFTLPRDNEARLVPFIGTSCNKVACFGAALMSTPLPGGGVLWGKTGHDFGYANGMFATRDLSLRGIYSVSNLSLDFGTKTPLANRLLTAVVAPAAGPR
- a CDS encoding NAD(P)/FAD-dependent oxidoreductase → MTIDAHHRVLIVGGGSAGISVAARLRRSGIGGIGLVEPSATHYYQPLWTLVGGGRAGARASARPQRSVLPRGVSWIRDRVESVDPGERTIGTADGRTLGYDRLVVCPGIQLDWDRVPGMAEAVTAQHTSSNYTFELAPKTWELIRSMRSGTAVFTMPAGSIKCGGAPQKIAYLAADHWREQGVLKDIRVVLVLPTPGMFGVPVFAKELERVAARYGIEVRTNSELVEVDPDSRAAVVVDHASGAKDSIRFDMMHLVPPQSAPDWLKATPLADPADPAGYVEIDKHTMRHVRHPEIFALGDAGSSPNSKTGAAIRKQAPVVARNIAVSLAGTGPLPASYDGYSSCPITTSRHSMLLAEFDYTLRPRPTFPLLDTTHERRYMWYLKRYGLPFLYWNLMLRGLA